In Leptospira langatensis, a genomic segment contains:
- a CDS encoding Imm19 family immunity protein translates to MRYNALDFKYDNNVFWCYYFSTSFPNAYNKSLNLTIGEIIGAIYGIDLDSKMDWINNFTGYHEGVIEEHDGYLDDPNFVEMRIKKSINLKIEFHPGDTLYFINNFEIGSTGPHWMLYGLTWNELVGLTEGAIDEGILFWLLLPMVGLSSEDDSAEVKKVLQEKIRMFPAIASNAEVFNLIDTIMIGLQIENAFSEIDGVGVVCNHANSFRNLRNDNRLNIIQFNKLLSTAEI, encoded by the coding sequence ATGAGATATAACGCATTAGACTTTAAGTACGACAATAACGTATTTTGGTGCTATTATTTTAGCACTTCATTTCCGAATGCATATAATAAATCTCTTAACTTAACCATCGGCGAAATTATTGGAGCGATTTATGGAATCGACTTGGATTCTAAAATGGATTGGATCAACAATTTTACCGGTTATCATGAAGGAGTTATCGAAGAACACGATGGGTATTTGGACGATCCTAATTTCGTTGAAATGCGAATTAAAAAATCGATAAACCTTAAGATCGAATTTCATCCAGGAGATACGTTGTATTTTATTAACAATTTTGAGATTGGTAGCACCGGTCCTCATTGGATGTTGTACGGCTTGACCTGGAACGAGCTTGTTGGATTGACCGAGGGTGCAATCGACGAGGGTATATTGTTTTGGCTACTATTGCCAATGGTTGGTCTTTCAAGTGAAGACGATTCTGCCGAAGTTAAGAAAGTCTTACAGGAAAAGATTAGGATGTTTCCTGCAATAGCATCAAATGCAGAAGTTTTTAATCTTATAGATACTATTATGATAGGTTTGCAAATTGAGAATGCGTTTTCGGAAATTGATGGGGTCGGCGTCGTCTGCAATCACGCAAATAGCTTTCGAAATTTAAGGAACGATAATAGATTAAATATAATTCAATTTAACAAACTATTATCCACCGCCGAAATATAG
- the ileS gene encoding isoleucine--tRNA ligase — protein MKEEDKKNPYSNTVILPQTDFPMKAGLSTREPEQIKTWHSEKILRKMKEKRKGRPEFLLHDGPPYANGNFHTGHALNKILKDLVVKSKFFAGYYTDMIPGWDCHGLPIEVQVLKNLGKKARETGPEELRKLCREYAEQYVQKQSGDLSRFLCFWEEGRIYKTMSPDFEAKIVEVFGSLFEKGYVYRGKKPVYWCIELATAHAEAEIEYYPHKSPSIYVKFPVKGQEGKYCLIWTTTPWTLPANLAISFNPKFSYSYYKASNGDLLLIADGLKEAVEKAAGIQLTKAESVSTSDISKLVFRHPFLDRDSIPLFGEHVTLDAGTGSVHTAPGHGQDDYKVGLAAGLEPYSPVDDYGRYTDEFPMMKGIKVWDANPKIIELLKEKDLLVHHSEFEHSYPHSWRSKKPLIFRATPQWFFQIDYQGLREKSLEAIDKVSWIPNWGISRIRSMVETRPDWCLSRQRNWGVPIPAFSCESCSETHLDAKSVKFFTDLVREKGIEIWYSEPAESLLPPETTCSKCGSSSFRKGRDILDVWFDSGVSNFAVLQERASEPPADLYLEGSDQHRGWFQSSLWPSMALRSLPPYKAVLTHGYVLDEQGRAMSKSLGNGIDPTTDIINVYGADILRLWVSSQDFRDDVRVGKEGMKIIADNYRKIRNTFRYLLGNLSGHTPEQNVAISELEEVDKYYLSRLAHLAEELKTHYENYQFHQVYQKLLLFCTVTLSQDYFEMIRDRMYCDRRDSKTRRSSSTALQKILETLCIYSAPILSFTSEEVWKENGKNESVFLEEFPDLSTYRNKDLETKFEEALAARETVHKSLELARQAGKLGKSLEAAVELSPKSENGLKKDFSLDSLELVFTVSQVGFDKSDRELLSEYSDEKFFVRVVKPKDEECPRCWRHPAEERKNGLCKRCAEAV, from the coding sequence ATGAAAGAAGAAGATAAGAAGAACCCGTACTCGAATACAGTCATCCTCCCTCAAACCGATTTTCCGATGAAGGCCGGCCTCTCCACCAGAGAACCGGAACAGATCAAGACTTGGCATTCGGAAAAGATCCTTCGCAAGATGAAGGAGAAGAGAAAAGGTCGTCCTGAATTTCTTCTTCATGACGGGCCTCCTTATGCCAACGGTAATTTTCATACAGGCCACGCACTCAACAAGATCCTAAAGGATCTTGTGGTGAAATCTAAATTCTTCGCCGGATATTATACGGATATGATCCCAGGCTGGGACTGCCACGGTCTTCCTATCGAAGTACAAGTTCTCAAGAATTTGGGAAAGAAGGCCAGAGAAACCGGCCCTGAAGAATTAAGAAAACTTTGCAGAGAATACGCGGAGCAATACGTACAAAAACAGAGCGGAGACCTTTCCCGCTTCCTTTGCTTCTGGGAAGAAGGAAGGATCTACAAGACTATGAGCCCGGATTTCGAGGCCAAGATCGTAGAAGTCTTCGGAAGTCTATTCGAAAAAGGTTATGTATACAGAGGAAAGAAACCGGTTTACTGGTGTATCGAACTCGCGACCGCTCACGCAGAAGCAGAGATAGAATATTATCCCCATAAATCCCCTTCCATCTATGTGAAATTCCCGGTCAAAGGACAGGAAGGCAAATACTGTCTGATCTGGACGACCACTCCTTGGACTCTTCCTGCGAATTTGGCGATCAGCTTTAATCCTAAATTCTCATATTCCTATTACAAGGCGTCTAACGGAGATCTTTTACTGATCGCAGACGGATTGAAAGAGGCAGTAGAAAAAGCGGCAGGGATCCAATTGACCAAGGCGGAATCCGTTTCTACAAGCGACATCTCCAAACTGGTTTTCCGTCATCCATTCTTGGATCGGGATTCTATTCCTCTATTCGGGGAGCATGTGACCCTGGACGCAGGAACTGGCTCGGTCCATACTGCACCCGGCCATGGACAGGACGACTATAAGGTAGGACTCGCTGCAGGACTAGAACCATATTCTCCTGTGGACGATTATGGTAGATATACCGACGAATTCCCTATGATGAAAGGGATCAAGGTCTGGGACGCAAATCCGAAGATCATCGAGCTACTAAAAGAGAAAGATCTCTTAGTCCACCATTCTGAATTCGAACATAGCTATCCTCATAGCTGGAGAAGCAAGAAGCCTCTTATCTTCCGTGCGACCCCGCAATGGTTTTTTCAAATTGATTACCAGGGTCTAAGAGAGAAGTCCCTAGAGGCAATCGACAAGGTAAGCTGGATCCCGAACTGGGGGATTTCCAGGATCCGTTCCATGGTGGAGACTAGACCGGACTGGTGTCTTTCTCGTCAAAGGAACTGGGGAGTTCCTATTCCCGCATTTTCTTGCGAGTCCTGCAGCGAGACCCATCTAGATGCAAAATCCGTAAAGTTCTTCACCGATCTAGTGAGAGAAAAAGGGATCGAGATCTGGTACAGCGAACCTGCTGAGTCCCTACTTCCTCCGGAAACTACTTGTTCCAAATGCGGATCTTCTTCTTTTAGAAAGGGAAGGGATATTTTGGATGTTTGGTTCGACTCAGGCGTTTCGAATTTTGCTGTCTTACAAGAAAGAGCTTCCGAGCCACCTGCAGATCTTTACTTAGAAGGTTCCGATCAGCATAGGGGTTGGTTCCAATCCAGCCTCTGGCCCTCGATGGCTCTGCGTTCCCTTCCTCCATATAAAGCTGTTTTGACCCACGGCTACGTTTTGGACGAGCAAGGAAGAGCCATGTCCAAATCTCTAGGCAACGGCATCGATCCGACCACTGATATCATCAATGTGTATGGTGCGGATATCCTTAGACTCTGGGTAAGCTCCCAGGATTTCCGAGACGATGTTCGTGTAGGAAAAGAAGGAATGAAGATCATCGCGGACAATTATCGCAAGATCAGGAACACATTCCGTTATCTTTTAGGAAATCTTTCCGGCCATACTCCCGAACAGAACGTTGCTATTTCCGAATTGGAAGAAGTGGACAAATACTATCTGTCCAGGCTCGCGCATCTTGCCGAGGAATTAAAGACTCATTATGAGAACTATCAGTTTCACCAAGTATATCAGAAACTTCTACTATTCTGTACTGTAACCCTTTCTCAGGATTATTTTGAAATGATCCGGGACAGAATGTACTGTGATCGCAGGGATTCCAAGACAAGAAGATCTTCTTCCACTGCCCTGCAGAAGATCCTGGAAACGCTTTGTATTTATTCCGCTCCTATCCTAAGCTTCACTTCGGAAGAAGTCTGGAAAGAGAACGGTAAAAACGAATCCGTCTTCTTGGAAGAATTCCCCGATCTTTCTACTTATAGAAATAAGGATCTAGAAACCAAATTCGAAGAAGCACTCGCTGCGCGAGAAACCGTACATAAGAGCCTGGAGCTTGCAAGACAGGCCGGCAAACTAGGAAAATCCTTAGAAGCGGCGGTCGAGCTTTCTCCTAAGTCGGAGAATGGGCTCAAGAAAGACTTCTCACTGGATTCTTTAGAGTTAGTCTTTACTGTTTCTCAAGTAGGATTCGATAAATCGGATCGGGAACTTCTCTCCGAATATTCCGACGAGAAATTCTTTGTTCGGGTTGTAAAACCTAAAGACGAAGAATGCCCTCGCTGTTGGAGACATCCTGCGGAAGAAAGGAAGAACGGTCTTTGCAAACGCTGCGCGGAAGCGGTCTAA
- a CDS encoding leucine-rich repeat domain-containing protein, which yields MFSKKQLFPLLILLYVFSADCRRSPQEILATAAENPTIIDKLDLGLGQMGQVPPVLFTFPNLKWLDLRMNELTSLPENTGDWSNLEYLNIYGNDIDKLPASFQKLPKLKFFFAGNNDFESIPLQLTGTQVEAVYLDSNKISWNEADVETVLQIKNLEVLDLARNRKIVSMPKNLSSLANHPKLRMIILKETGLKPSQVEAARQVLPQVKLEF from the coding sequence ATGTTCAGTAAAAAGCAGTTATTTCCTCTTCTTATCCTTCTCTATGTTTTTTCTGCTGACTGCAGAAGATCTCCACAAGAGATCCTAGCGACTGCCGCAGAGAATCCTACTATCATAGACAAGTTGGATCTTGGTCTCGGGCAGATGGGCCAGGTTCCTCCGGTGCTTTTCACCTTCCCCAATCTTAAATGGCTGGACCTGAGGATGAACGAGCTCACCTCTCTTCCGGAAAATACCGGAGATTGGAGTAATTTAGAATATTTGAATATTTATGGGAACGATATCGATAAGCTTCCCGCTTCCTTTCAGAAGCTCCCTAAATTGAAATTTTTCTTTGCGGGGAATAACGACTTCGAGAGCATTCCCCTTCAATTGACTGGCACTCAAGTGGAAGCTGTCTATTTGGATTCGAATAAGATCTCCTGGAATGAAGCGGATGTAGAAACCGTTCTCCAGATCAAAAACTTGGAAGTCTTGGATTTGGCTCGTAATCGCAAGATCGTATCCATGCCTAAGAACCTAAGCTCTCTGGCAAATCATCCCAAACTCAGAATGATCATCCTCAAGGAAACAGGATTGAAACCCTCTCAAGTAGAGGCGGCAAGACAAGTCCTGCCCCAAGTGAAGTTAGAATTTTAA
- the purL gene encoding phosphoribosylformylglycinamidine synthase subunit PurL yields the protein MEKESVSLQDALEHGLTSEEFTKIQEILGRVPNSTELGIFSAMWSEHCSYKNSILQLKTLPTKSDKLLAQAGEENAGAMDIGQGLAVVFKIESHNHPTAVEPYQGAATGVGGIMRDIFTMGARPIVSLNSLRFGNPDEPRNKYLLSRAVKGIGDYGNSLGIAVSGGELFIDECFSKNPLVNAMTVGIVQHDQMASATTGGKIGNAVFIVGSTTGRDGIHGASFASKDLTKESESKRSAVQVGDPFMEKLLMEASLEAIQKKLLVGIQDMGAAGISCATSEMSAKGKTGMKIDLDLVPFRETGMNAYEAMLSESQERMLVIPQKGKEEELVSIFKKWNLNAVQIGEVTDTGLLEVYKDGNLKAKIPAECLVLGGGAPRYVRDTKRPEYLDKVANWNSDSSSDLEEGKLGPTLLKLLSSWNISSRKPIIEQYDTEVGLVKLIGPGADGGLSAIPNTNMALATATDCNSRFTYLDPYKGAAYAVCEAARNVAVTGAEPLGVTNNLNFANPYIPENYYMFSECVRGMGDACRYLGLPVTGGNVSFYNESPEGPIFPTPTIGMVGILENKNEVVWAAPKKAGLKVALIGKFRPSLGGSEFQKIFLGTVQGEIPPLELSDEKSLLETLVALRKKGELSFAKDLSLGGIALALAKLVLLSGFGIKASLEAIRQSRKDLTLFGESSASVLIGYESKYEEGIRNFVQSKGLEFHSIGSVEETPELSIQEYGIRLSESQLREPYESGLREVFK from the coding sequence ATGGAAAAAGAATCCGTTTCCCTCCAAGATGCACTCGAACACGGACTTACGTCAGAAGAATTTACCAAGATCCAGGAAATTCTAGGCCGGGTTCCGAACTCTACCGAACTCGGGATCTTCTCCGCAATGTGGTCGGAACATTGCTCGTACAAGAATTCTATTCTTCAGTTAAAAACACTTCCTACAAAATCGGACAAACTACTCGCCCAAGCAGGCGAAGAGAACGCAGGGGCCATGGATATCGGCCAAGGCCTCGCAGTAGTATTCAAGATAGAAAGCCATAACCATCCAACCGCAGTGGAACCGTACCAAGGTGCCGCAACCGGAGTGGGCGGGATCATGAGAGATATCTTTACCATGGGAGCAAGACCGATCGTCTCCTTGAACTCTCTTCGTTTCGGGAACCCGGATGAGCCTCGCAATAAATACTTATTATCCAGAGCAGTAAAAGGGATCGGGGACTATGGCAATTCCTTAGGGATCGCAGTCTCGGGCGGAGAACTATTCATAGACGAATGCTTCTCTAAGAATCCCCTAGTGAATGCAATGACTGTAGGGATCGTGCAGCATGACCAGATGGCAAGCGCGACTACCGGAGGAAAGATCGGTAACGCAGTCTTTATCGTAGGATCCACCACAGGAAGAGACGGAATACACGGAGCTTCCTTTGCGTCCAAGGATCTCACGAAAGAATCCGAATCCAAACGTTCTGCCGTACAAGTTGGCGACCCTTTCATGGAAAAATTACTGATGGAAGCTTCTTTGGAAGCCATCCAAAAGAAACTCTTGGTCGGGATCCAAGACATGGGAGCGGCAGGAATTTCCTGTGCTACTTCCGAGATGAGCGCGAAAGGAAAGACTGGGATGAAGATCGATCTAGACCTTGTTCCCTTCCGCGAGACCGGAATGAACGCTTATGAAGCGATGCTCTCCGAAAGCCAAGAAAGAATGCTAGTCATTCCCCAAAAAGGAAAAGAAGAAGAGCTCGTTTCTATATTCAAAAAATGGAATCTAAACGCGGTCCAGATCGGAGAGGTCACAGACACCGGTCTCCTAGAAGTTTATAAAGATGGGAACTTGAAAGCAAAGATCCCTGCAGAGTGCCTCGTTCTTGGAGGAGGAGCTCCTCGTTATGTTCGAGACACCAAACGTCCCGAATATCTGGACAAGGTAGCAAATTGGAATTCAGACTCTTCTTCCGATCTGGAAGAAGGAAAACTAGGGCCTACCCTTCTCAAACTATTGAGTTCTTGGAATATTTCCTCTCGTAAGCCGATCATAGAGCAATATGATACCGAAGTAGGCTTGGTTAAGCTCATAGGGCCGGGAGCCGACGGAGGCCTATCCGCCATCCCGAATACGAACATGGCTTTGGCTACCGCAACCGATTGCAATTCCAGATTTACTTATTTGGATCCGTATAAAGGCGCAGCATATGCGGTATGCGAGGCGGCCAGGAATGTGGCAGTCACAGGAGCGGAACCTTTAGGCGTCACAAATAACCTGAACTTTGCGAATCCGTATATTCCGGAAAACTATTATATGTTTTCCGAATGTGTTAGAGGGATGGGAGACGCTTGCAGGTATCTGGGACTTCCGGTAACCGGAGGAAATGTTTCCTTCTATAACGAATCTCCTGAGGGACCGATCTTTCCTACTCCTACGATAGGAATGGTGGGGATCTTGGAGAATAAAAACGAAGTAGTCTGGGCTGCTCCTAAGAAAGCGGGACTGAAAGTCGCACTGATCGGAAAGTTCCGTCCTAGTCTGGGAGGGAGCGAGTTCCAAAAGATCTTTTTAGGAACAGTACAAGGAGAGATCCCTCCGTTGGAACTCTCCGACGAAAAATCCCTTTTAGAAACATTGGTCGCTCTCAGAAAGAAAGGAGAACTTTCCTTCGCGAAAGATCTGTCCTTAGGTGGGATCGCTCTTGCCCTGGCAAAATTAGTACTTCTTTCCGGTTTCGGGATCAAGGCCAGCCTGGAGGCGATCCGCCAATCCAGAAAGGACCTAACTCTTTTTGGAGAAAGCTCCGCCAGTGTACTCATCGGCTATGAGTCTAAGTATGAAGAAGGCATTCGCAATTTCGTTCAATCCAAAGGATTAGAATTCCATTCTATCGGAAGCGTAGAAGAAACTCCGGAACTCTCCATCCAAGAATACGGGATCCGATTGAGCGAATCTCAATTGAGAGAGCCTTACGAATCCGGACTCAGGGAAGTTTTCAAATAA
- a CDS encoding LA_3696 family protein: protein MGLEILPRPSKKLRATLGQEATENLEEYVQKMTRFENKTMTELLFEKFERRILEEVGKVRKEIHSQTKWVLAAIFGAVPFYMAIYKLFG from the coding sequence ATGGGATTAGAAATATTACCGAGACCATCCAAAAAACTCAGAGCCACACTCGGCCAGGAGGCTACGGAGAATCTCGAAGAATACGTTCAAAAAATGACGAGGTTTGAAAACAAGACTATGACAGAATTGCTGTTCGAAAAATTCGAACGACGGATATTAGAGGAAGTGGGAAAAGTCAGAAAGGAAATCCATAGCCAGACCAAATGGGTTCTGGCAGCCATTTTCGGAGCAGTTCCTTTCTATATGGCCATTTACAAGTTATTCGGTTGA
- a CDS encoding flavin reductase family protein, with the protein MSLSPDEFKNALSHFASGVTVVTYSDTSRSGGLTVSSFSSLSLDPPLVVFNLQKNISSHDPLLASGQFTINILSGEQQDLSNQFASGKIDKHELIQKLSCDLGHNGVPFLKGNLSRIECQLEKQVDGGDHTIVIGRVMYASSDDSKRPLLYYRRNYYNI; encoded by the coding sequence ATGTCTTTGAGCCCAGACGAATTTAAGAACGCACTCTCTCATTTTGCTTCCGGTGTTACCGTTGTGACTTATTCCGATACCAGCAGATCCGGTGGTCTGACTGTGAGTAGCTTTAGCTCTCTTTCCCTGGATCCTCCTCTGGTAGTATTCAATCTTCAAAAAAATATTTCTAGTCACGATCCACTTCTCGCCTCGGGACAATTCACGATCAATATTCTCTCTGGCGAACAACAGGACCTCTCGAACCAATTTGCTTCCGGAAAAATAGACAAACATGAGCTGATCCAAAAGTTAAGCTGCGATCTAGGGCATAATGGTGTTCCTTTTCTAAAAGGGAATCTATCCAGAATAGAATGCCAATTGGAAAAGCAAGTAGACGGAGGAGACCATACCATTGTGATCGGAAGGGTAATGTATGCAAGCTCGGACGATTCCAAAAGACCTCTTCTGTATTATAGAAGAAACTATTACAATATTTGA
- a CDS encoding amidase, giving the protein MTPLKHSFDSYDTIGLSELVRKKKVQPRELLDFSEAKINRFNPDLNAVILKTLDQAREQLRANKIPKGPFYGVPLLLKNLLHEVEGQKITSGSKALLNYVAAKDSEFVSRLRKAGFLFIGTTNVPEFALMGITEPKVYGPTRNPWDPERTPGGSSGGSAAAVASGMSTIATASDGGGSIRIPAAYCGLFGLKPSRGIVPVHPLGRVWQGAYVDHVLTKTVRDSAAIFDLVSGTSISEAFHLEKQKGTYLSETKKSPGKLKIAYSFTSPIGTPVNQDHIDALHDTVKLLKSLGHKLEEASPNIDGKRLAKSYVTMYFGEVASEIPRLEKVLGRKVKMSDLESTTWILGLLGRAISAGEFVSAIRYWDEAAYIAEDFLGSYDLYLTPTTAEPPAKIGELAPKLYEEIAMQIIGRIGAGKLLLATGMVDQIVEKNLARTPFTQLANLTGQPSMSVPLSRTKLGLPIGMMFTAKRSREDILFRLAGQLEKEKPWADISKA; this is encoded by the coding sequence ATGACCCCTTTAAAACATTCATTCGATTCCTATGATACGATCGGCCTCTCCGAACTAGTACGAAAGAAGAAGGTCCAGCCCAGGGAATTATTAGATTTTTCTGAAGCGAAGATCAATAGGTTCAATCCCGATCTGAACGCAGTTATTCTAAAAACCTTGGACCAAGCAAGAGAACAATTACGTGCTAACAAGATCCCCAAAGGTCCGTTCTATGGGGTCCCTCTTTTACTTAAGAATTTGTTACACGAGGTAGAAGGACAGAAGATCACCTCCGGTTCCAAAGCCTTACTCAATTACGTGGCCGCAAAAGATAGTGAATTCGTTTCCAGATTGAGAAAGGCGGGATTTCTTTTCATAGGTACCACGAATGTTCCGGAATTTGCTTTGATGGGAATTACCGAGCCAAAGGTATATGGTCCGACTCGAAATCCTTGGGATCCGGAAAGAACTCCGGGAGGATCCAGCGGGGGTTCTGCGGCTGCAGTCGCTTCGGGAATGAGCACCATCGCAACCGCTTCCGACGGAGGAGGATCCATCCGAATTCCAGCAGCGTACTGCGGATTATTCGGATTAAAACCGAGTCGCGGTATTGTTCCAGTCCATCCTCTCGGAAGAGTTTGGCAAGGTGCGTATGTGGATCATGTTCTTACAAAAACTGTCCGGGATAGTGCTGCGATCTTTGATCTAGTCTCCGGCACAAGCATCTCCGAAGCTTTCCATTTGGAAAAACAAAAAGGCACCTATCTTTCGGAAACAAAGAAATCCCCCGGAAAATTAAAGATCGCTTATTCGTTTACTTCGCCGATCGGGACTCCGGTAAACCAGGATCACATCGACGCGTTACACGACACAGTGAAGCTTTTGAAATCTCTCGGGCATAAATTAGAAGAAGCCTCTCCGAACATAGACGGAAAGAGACTAGCCAAGTCCTATGTAACTATGTATTTCGGGGAAGTTGCCTCCGAGATCCCTCGCTTAGAGAAAGTGCTAGGAAGAAAAGTGAAGATGAGCGATCTAGAATCTACGACATGGATCTTAGGACTTCTCGGAAGAGCTATAAGCGCAGGCGAATTCGTATCCGCGATCCGGTATTGGGACGAAGCCGCTTACATCGCTGAGGATTTTCTAGGATCTTATGATCTCTACTTAACGCCTACGACTGCGGAGCCTCCTGCGAAAATAGGCGAGCTCGCTCCCAAACTATATGAAGAAATTGCAATGCAGATCATCGGCAGAATAGGCGCGGGAAAACTACTCTTGGCGACAGGAATGGTGGACCAGATCGTAGAAAAAAATCTGGCCAGAACTCCTTTCACCCAACTGGCAAATCTAACCGGACAACCGTCCATGTCTGTTCCTCTTTCCAGAACGAAACTAGGCCTACCGATCGGGATGATGTTCACCGCAAAGAGAAGCAGAGAGGACATTCTATTCCGTCTGGCAGGACAATTGGAGAAGGAAAAACCCTGGGCGGATATCTCCAAAGCTTAA
- a CDS encoding ankyrin repeat domain-containing protein, giving the protein MNSYIQKNKLGWKAGLALIFSLSLSVLSATTEIDRQFLSSVKEGDLKKVETLLTQGAGIDAKDDDGRTALMLAEGEDVVEFLIKHGANINAQDADGNSVLFYRLIPILKVKIPDMDDLAEAKRLIESGALVEYMARKGEDAHPVSLLNMAIRHQSLSLVKFLVENGANPNHDPGGIEEYPLFLAVGGASSPPSLPITEFLLANGSKAVFTSRLKDVATPVGIKQVGARNALHFATETAQMDLKILDVLVKAGTNINHRDAEGRTPLMEAAQRKNTSVALKLLQLGADTSLTDNQGKTALDLAKEFHLDELERVLTEKLSAKPQ; this is encoded by the coding sequence ATGAATTCCTATATACAAAAAAACAAACTCGGCTGGAAAGCCGGGCTGGCTCTGATTTTCAGTTTGAGCCTTTCCGTTCTTTCTGCCACCACTGAGATAGATCGTCAGTTCCTATCCTCCGTTAAGGAAGGCGACTTAAAGAAAGTAGAAACACTACTCACTCAAGGGGCAGGCATCGACGCCAAAGACGACGATGGTCGTACTGCTCTTATGCTCGCCGAAGGGGAGGATGTAGTAGAATTTTTGATCAAGCACGGAGCGAATATTAACGCGCAAGATGCGGATGGAAATTCGGTATTATTCTACAGATTGATCCCGATCTTAAAGGTCAAGATCCCGGACATGGACGATCTGGCCGAGGCAAAACGTTTGATCGAGTCCGGAGCTCTTGTAGAGTACATGGCAAGAAAGGGAGAGGATGCTCATCCGGTTTCTCTTTTGAACATGGCCATCCGGCACCAAAGTCTTTCACTGGTAAAATTTTTGGTAGAGAATGGAGCCAATCCGAATCACGATCCTGGTGGGATCGAAGAATATCCTCTTTTTCTCGCAGTGGGCGGGGCCTCTTCTCCTCCTAGTCTTCCGATCACAGAATTTTTGTTAGCGAACGGTTCCAAGGCAGTATTTACAAGTCGCCTCAAGGATGTTGCCACTCCCGTCGGGATAAAGCAAGTGGGCGCAAGAAACGCACTTCATTTCGCGACTGAAACTGCTCAAATGGACCTAAAGATCTTAGATGTTCTCGTAAAAGCAGGCACGAATATCAACCATAGAGATGCCGAAGGAAGAACTCCTCTCATGGAAGCTGCTCAGAGAAAGAATACTTCCGTTGCCTTGAAGCTTCTTCAACTAGGAGCGGATACTTCTTTAACGGATAATCAGGGTAAGACGGCCTTAGATCTGGCAAAAGAATTTCATCTTGATGAATTAGAGCGAGTTTTGACAGAAAAACTTTCCGCTAAACCTCAGTGA